Part of the Chelmon rostratus isolate fCheRos1 chromosome 13, fCheRos1.pri, whole genome shotgun sequence genome is shown below.
AATCTGTACAAACCTCAGTCcattcttcctctgtctcatgTCTGTAGCCCAACAGGTGACAGATACCATGTGCAGTGATAACctaaaaaagaggaataaatgtTACTGCAGACTGGCAGGATGGTGGAATTCATACCTTAAGAGATTCAGAGCACAGCAGCTTTATCTATAACTATAATCACATCCATATATTTGTTAAAGTTGCAATtaataacaaacaaatgtgcACCTTACATGAAAAAACATGGTAGAGAAGAGGTAAAAGTAGTTTTGCGATAATCAATGAATCGATTAGCTGTCAACTATTAAATTCATCAATTTGATCATTGATTTATCAGTTTGAGTACATTTTagggaaaaaatgtgaaaattctgattccagcttcttaaaagTGGATATTTTTGAGTGTCTTtcctcctctatgacagtaaactgaatatctttgggctGTGGACaacacaagacatttgaggacgtcatcttgggTGTTTTGAAACACTGGCCcacatttttaccattttctaACATCTTATAGGCtaaacaactaattgattagtCAAGGAAATGACTGAAAGATACTTAGCCCTAATCAACAGCCTGCATTACTGAGAGGTGCCTCTATTAAAGTGATATAATATGAAATTTAGTGTACAGTGCTGCAGCTACTCACAGTGAGGGCCCCATGCAGATCTAAGGATTCCTCCTTACACTGCTTCATCACAAACTCCACCCCCAAGAATATGTCCCCAAGGTTCAGCTCGTCTCTATGAAGGGGGCAAGGCATCTTACCAGGTCTCAGATCCTAAAAAGcataatttaaattatttaacgAAGTCAGTTAGCAGAGTTATTGGTCAACCCTGGTGACCCCTGCCACCAAACTTGGTTAGTTCTTCTTACTGAAAGGAACACATCTATCCCAGTGGCTATGGAAGCAAATCAATTAATAGGTTTACTGTCATATACTGGTATGTAGTCATATTTACCTCGTAGAATGGAAATGAGAGGACATCCGTAGGCgcatttttcttcctgtatATGTTGTTAATTTGCTGAATCCTGTGGTTATCCACGCAAATTATGCCCAGGTCAAATTTCTGGACGCCCAAtatgtgtctcagtgtgtcaaCATCCCTGCGCAATCTGGCGCGGCGAAGAGGCACCACCTTTTGGAGATTCCGCAGTACTACTCCCATTTTAAAATTCGGcgtaaaaacagaaacaggctATTAAAATAATCTTGAGGCATAGGTGAAAGTTAAAACTAACCCACCTCCAACGACGGCCAGTTACGATATTTCGGTTGGCGGTAAGTTTACGAGAACAGTTGGTCAGTTTTGCATTGGTCTCGAGGCCATTACCGGGCAGGCAGAATTCAAGGTGACGCGTCCGGCGGTGTCAACACGTATAGTTCCCCGAAACCGACTATGAAAGCTTTCTCTTGGTTGTGTGGAAGTGCCAATATAATAGGCAGAAATTACACATATTCTGTTGTTAATGGCCGCTTCCCCGTTTAAATCCCATTCGAGCAATGGAACGGTCACGGCGTTGGCAGTCACGGAACGGAATTAAGCTATGAGCGGGGACCAAAAGAATTGTGGGACCGGAAGCGGAAATAGGACACTGTTTGAACTGggccaaaaaaatcaacataGCAGATACAAAGTGTGAACGGTGAGAAATTTTTCGTGTCACAGTTGCAGAATTCTAAGTATTTCCTGGTGATTTTTGGTCGTGTCAATACAACAACTTTAAGGACAATGAAACAAACTTTGCTAAGCTAACTTTATGTTCCTGGTGTTAGCTTATGCTAGCGGCCGAGCAGTGCATTTGTATTCGTTCCTATCttcataatgttgtttttttttcaacgcGATAGAGTGTTACACCGAAAACCTTGACAGGCGGAAACAATGCTACAGATTTCGGCTGTTTGAATGCCTGTATGAGAAACGGTTCCGTCAGCAAATAACCAAGAATACCAAACATCCGCTGGTATTTGCGCCATGAATCCATCCAATCCGTTTGGAAGTCCACAAGGTGGAGCTTTCCAAGCCCCAACCAACACTTTGAAGACTGGTTTGTTCCAGTCATTTGGACAGCAAAGTTCTAGCAATCAGCCCCCAACTATGGGCTTTTATCAACCATCAGCGTTTGGACAGCCCTCACCTCATGGAAATACCATCTTTGGACAGACCCCTGCCTTTGGACAGTCGTCTACACAGCCCCCCTTGCTGCCAACAGCAAGCCAAGCTCCAGCATTTGGACAGCCATCATTAGGAATGAGTAGCTTTGGTAGTAGTCCCGCACCAACGTTTGGACAGACTAGTGGCCCAAACCAGAGTTCAGTCTTTGGGCAGACACCTGCATTCGGACAGCCTTCTGCATTTGGGCAGGCTCCAGGATTTAGTCAGCAGCCACAGGGATTTGGCAAACAGCCACCAGGGTTTGGCCAACAACCCTCTGGGTTTGGAAACTCCCAGATGACTTCTGGCTCCGCCACTACCTTAGGGCAACCTCAGCCACTGGGTTTCGGACAGTCTGTGTTTGGACAGCCATCATCTACTAATGTCACCACCAGTGTATTTGGCACAGCTCAGAGTGCGACCCAGAGCAGAGGCTTCAGTTTCAAGCCAGCTAATGAGGCACTGTTCAAACCCATCTTCAGTGCCAGTCCTGAGCCAGCTAACCCTCAGACTACTTCAATGTCCAGTTCACCTTTTGGCAGTAGTGGGTCCCAGACGAATACCAGCGCCATGAGtagcagcaccaccaccaccactggcTTCCCTCTATTGACTGGGGCTAAACCTGGGCCGCTGGGCTTCAGCTTTtcacagccagctgcagcaccCTCTATCTCTGCTCAAGACAATCCACAAACAACTAGCAGCGCCCCCCCCAACACTCTGCAGTTCACCTTCTCCCAGCCAGCTGCCCCCTCCAGTTCCAACACTCAAGCATCCACCACCCAACCCACCACCCCGTCATCTTTCAGCTTCTCTGCCAAACCCCCCCAGCCTCAGGCAACACCCCTTTTTGGAGGAACCAGCTTTGGTCAGCCTGCACTCTTTGGAGACTCCAAAGCTAAAGCTGAAACTAGTAGTGATGCGAAAGGGAGCAACCTGGAGGTCCTCGGTGACACAAACATATTTGCACGATTGAGCAAAGGCACCAAGCGCAAGGAAGATCCACCTGTCTCCAGCATTGGCCCAGAGAAGGCTGCCACAGAGGACAATGTTACAGCAGAAGCAGATTCACCAAGACAGCCCTCAAAGAGGCCCCTAATGAGGTCCCGTGGCCCACCAAGGGGCTTATTCAATAGGGCATTGAGTGATCTTCGTAGAGATGGCCCTAACCCAGTGAAGCGTGAGGCCACAAAGGAGACTCAGCAGCAAGCATCAACgtgggaggagacagagagggaagaagtCCAAGCTCAGACTGACAACCTACCCCCTACACCACCCACAGCTCAAGCTCCGACCAGGGACATGCTGGAAAAAGCTGAAGAATCAGGTGAGACATACTCATCATATACACTGTGTTACATGCGTTTCGCACCAGCTGTGTATGAATTTCTGAACCTATCTTGCACTTTAAAAGAACGTctacatgaaaaaaatcatgctTAAATGACCCTTACTTGCCTGGATAAATTGGCAAATTAACTTTTTATTTACCAGTTTACAAGtgaaagtttttttgttttttttttacatataggCAAATTTTTAATAACCATATCTCTTCACGTGTAGGGTCAATCTACAGTGTTAAAGTGGTGAAGCTAGTTTTAAGTCCTCCACTCCCGATATGAAATCTTAGGATGTGATTAAAGTTGGTAGGAATAAGAACATATTTATGATATTTCTGAATCCAAAGAAAACCATTAAACAGCATGGCTTCATTTTGTTCCCCTCTACCTCTGTTAGGGAAATCACAACAATTTGCAGTTCTGatgaagcacagaaacacagacagaaattttctttctgctgaatTTCACATACATAtcttaatttaattaaaatagcTGATTGCATTATTAGAATATACTCATCCTGCTGTCTGCCTATGACCAATCATCCCTCCCTAGACACAGGAAAAGCCCCAGACCCCAAGCCTGAAACCACAACCCCTGTGACACGTGACTTGCGCAGAGAGAGCTCAGACAGCCTAGGCGGCATGTCACCCACTGACTCCACCACCATCCAGTGCAGAGATGTGCCTCCAGCCCTCAACAAGAAGGACCTCGTCGAGAAGCACTTTGGTCGTTTTGGCAAAGTCCGTAAGGTCATCTGCCGGCCTGCCAAGAACCTGGCCATTGTACATTTTGAAGACCACGTGAGTTAACGCTATGCTACTTACCCCCATTAAAGCAAGTTCACCATACGCCGCCTATTTCTTGTTTCCTGGCTTTACCAAAGCTGGCAGTTAATGAAACTCAATGTGGTCGTCAGctagctttgttttttcagcacACTTAATTTGCCACAGTAAATTGTATTCATTACTTGTACTGTCAGCTACCCACTtgctatttcctgttttcaatCGCCAGAGTGGAGCATTGGTTGCACTAATAGATCTTTGGAGCTCAGATTAACACCAGGGCTAACCACAAAAGTTATCTAGCTAACCCACTGCTTTGTGAGACAGGCCAAACCAACTATACTGATTCTGAGTTGAAATCACAATATTATTTTGCATTCTGTCACTCTTACCTATTATCTCTTTCAGGCGTCAGCAGCAAAGGCAAAGAAGAAAGGCCAAGTCATGCATCGACACAAACTCCTTCTCTTGTggcagagaaaaaagcaaagtaaaTGCAACATATGTCTGTAATACCTCAATATTTTAGCATACTGGTACCCAGCAGTCATGCCTCTGCTGCATTGATGTTACTGTTTAGAGGTAAAGACCTACAAGCAAAAATAATTATAAATCAGAACTTGTTAAATAGTGATTGAGAGTCCTGAGCAGTTTATTTCATATTACTTTTAATTTCCTGCAGTGAGTAACTATATTGATTGTGAgttgttcatattttttgtgtatCAGGTCCAAGTGACAAAGGGACCAGGCCTGTAGCAGGAAcagatgagggagagggagaattGCAGGAGGACACAGGGTCCAAGGCTGCTTCCTCCCCACTCAGAAGACCTGCACTCAGAGCCCCTGCGGTCAGCAGCATGGTGACCCTCAGTCGCAGGTAACACTTgcacatttgtttgtcattattaCAGCATTTTAGATTTAACTTGAGTTGCGATGTCTTCATCTAACAGGCCCAGACCATCGGACACTCTGAAAATAGTTGGAAAAGTTGTGGACATGCTGTGACTGTCTTACATGTGTCTTTTTATGCCTCAGCTCTCCGGTGAAGAAGTCAGTGGCCACATCTCTGCAGTTTGATGCCGAACCCCAgaaagagagcagcacagaggccCAGAGCTCAGAGCGCTCagtcccctcctccctcctccacctcattgGCCAGATGGCTGAAACCGCTGAGGACAAGTACCGCCTCTTGGAGCAGAGAGACAAGATCCTGCGTCAAGGTTAAGCCACCTGTCACACCGCTCTATTGCAGTCATAGTCATGGCTAAAAACATGGGAGACACTCTAACCGTGTGCATAATATGTCCACACAGGTCGGCCCAAGAGAACAGACCTGGACCTGTCTAAGGTGTTTGTGGGGACATGCCCTGACATGTGTCCAGAGAAGGAGAGGTTCATGAGGGAAACTCGGAAACAGCTGAGCATATTCGAGGTCATCCCAGATACTGAGATGGTAACGTCTTTAAAGCTTGTGCTCTACATTCAGACTGAATACATCTGCATATCAAAACATTTGTGAATAAGATCACATTGTAGGTATGTCTGCTATCCAGACTAAATGAAAATGTCTCCTCCTGTCCG
Proteins encoded:
- the ybey gene encoding endoribonuclease YbeY — encoded protein: MGVVLRNLQKVVPLRRARLRRDVDTLRHILGVQKFDLGIICVDNHRIQQINNIYRKKNAPTDVLSFPFYEDLRPGKMPCPLHRDELNLGDIFLGVEFVMKQCKEESLDLHGALTVITAHGICHLLGYRHETEEEWTEMLQKESYILSEYNRLTGRHLEPLTKRCTQDR